A window of Calliopsis andreniformis isolate RMS-2024a chromosome 3, iyCalAndr_principal, whole genome shotgun sequence contains these coding sequences:
- the Svp gene encoding COUP transcription factor 2 isoform X2, with protein MALVAAPPSWPSRDPGASLAATGAAAAAAAAAAGAAAAAASAAGPGPIQIAPPPPMPPTHLTPSATPEDITCLVPTGAVLTPRDPLPPSTTPGSQANSSQSGSSQTDKSPNIECVVCGDKSSGKHYGQFTCEGCKSFFKRSVRRNLTYSCRGNRNCPIDQHHRNQCQFCRLKKCLKMGMRREAVQRGRVPPSQPSLPGLPGQFALTNGDAVACASLNGHSYLSSYISLLLRAEPYPTSRYGQCMQPNNIMGIDNICELAARLLFSAVEWARNIPFFPDLQVTDQVALLRLVWSELFVLNASQCSMPLHVAPLLAAAGLHASPMAADRVVAFMDHIRIFQEQVEKLKALHVDSAEYSCLKAIVLFTTGKSTVCASPP; from the exons ATGGCGTTGGTAGCCGCGCCGCCCTCGTGGCCCTCGCGGGACCCCGGGGCCAGCCTGGCCGCGACCGGCGCCGCGGCGGCCGCCGCCGCAGCAGCTGCGGGCGCCGCGGCCGCCGCCGCCTCTGCCGCGGGTCCGGGCCCGATCCAGATCGCTCCGCCGCCCCCGATGCCCCCGACCCACCTGACGCCCTCCGCCACGCCGGAGGACATCACCTGCCTCGTGCCCACTGGAGCGGTCCTCACGCCCAGGGACCCCCTGCCGCCGAGCACCACCCCCGGAAGCCAGGCCAACAGCTCGCAGTCCGGCAGCTCGCAAACCGACAAATCCCCGAACATCGAGTGCGTCGTCTGCGGGGACAAGAGCAGCGGCAAACACTATGGACAGTTCACCTGCGAGG GATGCAAAAGCTTCTTCAAAAGAAGTGTCAGGAGGAATCTGACGTACTCCTGTCGAGGGAACAGAAACTGTCCCATCGATCAACACCATAGGAATCAGTGCCAGTTTTGTCGTTTGAAAAAGTGCCTGAAGATGGGCATGCGACGGGAAG CTGTGCAAAGGGGTCGAGTACCACCGTCGCAACCATCTCTGCCAGGTTTACCCGGACAATTCGCCTTGACGAACGGCGACGCGGTAGCGTGCGCTAGTTTAAACGGTCACTCTTACCTCTCCTCGTACATAAGTCTACTTCTGAGGGCGGAGCCGTATCCGACCTCAAGATATGGCCAGTGCATGCAGCCAAACAATATCATGGGAATCGACAACATCTGCGAGCTCGCGGCGAGATTGTTATTCTCGGCGGTCGAGTGGGCCAGAAACATCCCGTTTTTCCCGGACCTTCAGGTGACGGACCAGGTCGCCCTGCTCAGGTTAGTTTGGAGCGAGTTGTTCGTCCTGAACGCGAGCCAGTGCTCGATGCCTCTTCACGTGGCGCCTCTGCTCGCGGCTGCGGGACTCCACGCTTCGCCGATGGCAGCGGACCGCGTCGTCGCTTTCATGGACCACATCAGAATATTTCAAGAACAGGTGGAAAAGCTGAAAGCGCTTCACGTCGATTCAGCCGAATACAGTTGCCTGAAGGCCATCGTCCTCTTCACCACAG